The nucleotide window GGCGTCCGGTGCGTGCTCTCGGAGTGCGGTGCGAATCGCCGGCACGGGCCGCCCGCGGGAGGCGAGCGTAGGTCGGCGATCAGGTCCAGGAGGGGTCCACCAGGCGTACGCCCGCCCCGTTCGTCGGGGTGGGCAGGGCGTACGGAGCCGTCGGAGGGTCGGTCTCGGCGGTTTCCCGGCCCTCCGACGGCAGTTCTGCCCAGACGACGCGACCGGACCGTTGTGGGGTGTCTCTGACCCCCCAGTCGCTGCTGAGCACGCCGACCAGCATGAGCCCACGCCCGTTCTGGTCGTCGGGTCCCGGTCGACGCCGTGCGGGCAGGACTCGCCCGCTGTTCTGGTCCTCGACCTCGATGTGAAGTCCCTCCCCGGTGACGCGCAGCCGGCACACGATCCACTCGCTCGCCGTATGGGTGAGCGCGTTGGTGACGAGTTCGGAGATCACCAGGACGGCGTCCTCGCAGGTCTCGGGGTGGACACCCCACTCGTCGAGCAGCTCGCGCGCCGTCCGGCGCGCCTCGCCGACCGAGGCGGGTGCCGCGGGCAGTCCGAA belongs to Streptomyces graminofaciens and includes:
- a CDS encoding ATP-binding protein — encoded protein: MFGLPAAPASVGEARRTARELLDEWGVHPETCEDAVLVISELVTNALTHTASEWIVCRLRVTGEGLHIEVEDQNSGRVLPARRRPGPDDQNGRGLMLVGVLSSDWGVRDTPQRSGRVVWAELPSEGRETAETDPPTAPYALPTPTNGAGVRLVDPSWT